A region from the Halobacillus mangrovi genome encodes:
- a CDS encoding glycoside hydrolase family 13 protein, with protein sequence MRQNDVYHNSFEQSYREPFGAAPKGSNVTLTIDVHNHFQVSHVMLHYILDRTDDERIKEMDLYSEEHHYNSYETTIKMPDDPQLIWYFFQIILEDGTMYYGRENIFESGEGKIYDHIPPSWQITVYDHEYETPDWFKNATMYQIFPDRFYAAGEIDSSKAPKTSLMHSHWENDPIYIRNERGEVIRWDFFGGNLQGIIEKLDYIQSLGVTVIYLNPIFEAESNHRYDTGDYHTVDRLLGSKEDLELLIKEAADRDIEIMLDGVFSHTGSNSIYFNREGQYDSLGAYQSKESRYYPWYKFYNYPDDYEAWWGVGTLPTLNKENQDYQNFLIHNEDSVIKTWQKSGMKHWRLDVADELTDDLISQLNTQLKKHDPSSVLLGEVWEDASNKTSYGKRRDYFLGGVLDSVMNYPLRKIMLDFIKGDIDAHYVDRRLTTLSEHYPKQYFYALMNMLSSHDVERIKTMLEGYLPDHYSQKHKSDLVDRQVKALSLWLYAFPGVPSLYYGDEAGLTGGADPDNRKPYPWDREDQDLLSWYKKIGKWRREHNALRTGHWKSFAFHGDIYGFERWITNGVDAFGEKVSDEQLIYLMNRNHHEKISVSLDISKGKWQHLENKRRIFKAKKGNLSLDLEPGESMLLRHMQ encoded by the coding sequence GTGAGACAAAACGATGTTTATCACAATAGTTTTGAACAATCATATAGAGAGCCTTTCGGTGCAGCGCCGAAAGGTTCTAATGTTACATTAACGATTGATGTTCACAACCACTTTCAAGTATCTCATGTCATGCTGCATTATATCTTGGATCGCACAGATGATGAGCGCATAAAAGAGATGGACTTATATAGTGAAGAACATCATTATAACTCCTATGAAACGACCATAAAAATGCCAGACGACCCACAGTTGATCTGGTATTTCTTTCAAATCATTTTAGAAGACGGAACGATGTATTATGGCCGGGAAAATATTTTTGAAAGCGGCGAGGGGAAAATCTATGATCATATTCCTCCATCCTGGCAAATTACGGTCTATGACCACGAATATGAAACCCCGGATTGGTTTAAAAATGCAACCATGTATCAAATCTTTCCGGATCGTTTTTACGCAGCAGGCGAGATTGATTCATCCAAAGCCCCAAAAACAAGCCTCATGCATTCCCATTGGGAGAATGATCCCATCTATATTAGAAATGAAAGAGGCGAAGTCATTAGGTGGGATTTCTTCGGAGGCAACCTTCAAGGCATTATTGAAAAATTGGATTATATCCAATCCCTGGGTGTGACCGTCATCTACTTAAACCCAATTTTTGAAGCTGAAAGTAACCACAGGTATGATACAGGGGATTATCATACGGTAGACCGGCTGCTGGGTAGCAAGGAAGATTTAGAGCTGCTGATCAAAGAAGCGGCTGACCGTGATATTGAAATTATGCTTGATGGTGTGTTCAGCCATACAGGCAGCAACAGCATCTATTTTAATCGGGAAGGACAGTACGATTCTCTAGGAGCCTATCAATCGAAAGAATCTCGCTATTATCCATGGTATAAATTTTATAATTATCCGGATGATTATGAAGCGTGGTGGGGTGTAGGCACGTTGCCGACACTGAATAAGGAGAATCAAGACTACCAGAATTTCTTGATCCATAATGAAGATAGTGTCATTAAAACGTGGCAAAAGTCAGGAATGAAGCACTGGAGGCTAGACGTTGCCGACGAGCTGACAGATGATTTGATCAGCCAGCTTAATACACAACTGAAAAAGCATGATCCATCAAGTGTTTTACTAGGGGAAGTGTGGGAGGATGCTTCCAACAAGACTTCCTACGGTAAGCGTCGCGATTATTTCTTGGGCGGTGTGCTTGATTCCGTCATGAATTATCCGTTAAGAAAGATCATGCTTGATTTTATTAAAGGTGATATTGATGCACATTATGTAGATCGTCGTCTCACCACATTATCTGAGCACTATCCTAAGCAGTATTTTTATGCGCTCATGAATATGCTGTCCAGTCACGATGTGGAGCGTATTAAAACGATGCTTGAAGGATATTTGCCGGATCACTATTCCCAAAAACATAAATCTGATCTCGTTGACCGTCAAGTGAAGGCGCTTAGCTTATGGCTGTATGCGTTTCCGGGCGTTCCGTCTCTTTATTATGGAGACGAAGCAGGGTTAACAGGAGGCGCTGATCCGGATAACCGTAAACCTTATCCATGGGATAGGGAGGATCAGGACCTTTTATCATGGTATAAAAAAATAGGTAAATGGCGCAGAGAACATAATGCGCTGCGTACTGGACACTGGAAGTCATTCGCTTTTCACGGAGATATCTATGGATTTGAACGCTGGATAACGAATGGCGTAGATGCGTTTGGAGAAAAGGTATCCGATGAGCAGCTGATTTATTTGATGAACCGGAATCACCATGAAAAAATCAGTGTCAGCCTTGACATCTCAAAAGGAAAGTGGCAACACTTGGAAAACAAGAGAAGGATTTTCAAAGCTAAAAAAGGAAATCTTTCTTTAGATTTAGAACCTGGTGAAAGCATGCTGCTTAGACACATGCAATAA
- a CDS encoding PH domain-containing protein produces MGFLDGLMGNASKVDVEKLEKELGEVLIEGEKIQSGYKVLRDSFIFTDKRLLLVDKQGMTGKKVEYHSIPYKSVTHFSVETAGSFDLDSELKIWLSGSHEPIGKLFKKDSPIEDVQKTLAEHVL; encoded by the coding sequence GTGGGATTTTTAGATGGATTGATGGGAAATGCCAGTAAAGTAGATGTAGAAAAGCTTGAAAAAGAGCTTGGAGAAGTCCTGATCGAAGGGGAAAAGATTCAAAGCGGGTATAAGGTTCTTCGTGATTCCTTCATCTTTACGGATAAACGGCTTTTACTGGTTGATAAGCAAGGAATGACAGGGAAGAAAGTGGAATACCATTCGATTCCTTATAAAAGTGTGACTCATTTCAGTGTTGAGACAGCTGGGAGCTTTGATCTGGATTCTGAATTGAAAATATGGCTCTCCGGTTCGCATGAACCTATAGGAAAACTCTTCAAAAAGGATAGCCCCATAGAGGACGTACAAAAGACTTTAGCGGAACATGTACTATAA
- the rpoN gene encoding RNA polymerase factor sigma-54 translates to MKLELTQKQTTGLFMTTEVRQAISLLQYSAMDVWDYVQEEMLNNPLLAVEERGFSESYSSRSRNQAGEAMNNVVEFYPGHEKGWREKLFDQIKWQLNSKEDYEVMQYLILNLNERGFLPIEVNEISGSLNVSSSSVTDNLQHLKDYESRGLGSSGTRDYLIYQIKQQFPEEGLLMQLVAYYLDDIANRRWNQLSKQLSVSQADIKQAFTLLKKLRPHPYIDSIMQPVKYMVADIIVKKEGTDYLLTDSNSPFSSIHIDSSYASLKKDAKAESFLNDCYKNANWLIRSIEQRRQTILKVAKVIVKEQIAFLEGGPLHPLTYKQVAEQIDMHESTVSRAVSNKVMQTSRGVFEMKYFFTTGLSQNDSTISSTQVKNHIQGLIDQENKSKPLSDQKLAQVLKKDYGVEISRRTVAKYRESIQIPSSSKRKE, encoded by the coding sequence ATGAAGCTTGAATTGACTCAAAAGCAGACGACAGGTTTATTCATGACAACTGAGGTTCGTCAAGCAATTTCATTACTCCAGTATTCTGCGATGGATGTATGGGACTATGTACAAGAAGAGATGCTGAATAATCCACTGCTGGCGGTGGAGGAAAGAGGGTTTTCCGAATCTTACAGTTCTCGTAGCCGCAATCAGGCAGGGGAAGCCATGAATAACGTAGTTGAATTTTACCCGGGGCATGAGAAAGGCTGGAGAGAGAAACTGTTTGATCAAATCAAATGGCAGCTGAATTCAAAAGAAGACTATGAAGTCATGCAGTATCTTATTTTAAACTTGAATGAACGCGGGTTTTTACCAATAGAAGTGAACGAAATATCTGGGTCACTAAATGTCTCATCATCATCCGTTACGGATAATCTCCAACATCTCAAAGACTACGAGTCTAGAGGGTTGGGCTCATCCGGTACAAGAGACTATCTAATCTATCAAATTAAGCAGCAGTTTCCTGAAGAGGGTCTGCTCATGCAGCTCGTGGCGTACTATCTGGACGATATAGCGAACCGGAGATGGAATCAATTATCAAAACAGTTAAGTGTTTCTCAAGCGGATATAAAACAAGCGTTTACCTTATTAAAAAAGTTACGTCCTCACCCCTATATCGATTCAATCATGCAGCCGGTAAAGTACATGGTTGCAGATATTATTGTGAAAAAAGAGGGGACTGACTATCTCCTGACAGACTCTAATTCACCGTTTTCTTCCATTCATATCGATTCCTCCTATGCTAGCTTGAAAAAGGATGCCAAAGCCGAATCGTTCTTGAATGACTGCTATAAAAACGCTAATTGGCTGATCAGAAGTATTGAGCAGAGGCGTCAGACCATCCTTAAAGTAGCGAAAGTCATCGTAAAGGAGCAAATCGCTTTTTTAGAAGGAGGGCCTTTGCATCCTCTCACCTATAAGCAGGTTGCTGAACAGATTGACATGCATGAATCCACTGTCAGCCGGGCGGTATCCAATAAAGTCATGCAGACTTCCCGTGGTGTCTTTGAGATGAAGTATTTCTTCACGACGGGGCTTTCGCAAAATGACTCGACGATCTCTTCCACTCAAGTGAAGAATCATATTCAAGGCTTGATCGATCAGGAAAACAAAAGCAAGCCGCTCTCCGATCAAAAACTTGCTCAGGTTTTGAAAAAAGACTACGGCGTTGAAATTTCCAGAAGAACAGTGGCAAAGTACAGGGAAAGCATACAAATACCTTCTTCTTCTAAAAGAAAAGAGTGA
- a CDS encoding YihY/virulence factor BrkB family protein codes for MKKLITYIKELVEEFQKDNIPILGAAQAYYYLLAIVPMLILLLSILPYLNIDAESAVQAMGRVLPSNTAEIFRENIISIVEQPKGGLLTIGILGTLWSASSGVNAFIQSANQAYNVEETRSFIKVRLMAIVLTLGMILAIVVALLLPVFGDVIINFINNAVNLPDQTIILFQVLRWVISVLVIGAILMALYHYAPNKNIPFKHIIPGAIITAFLWQLISLAFSFYVSNFGNYSATYGSLGGIIILMLWFFLTGIILMVGAEINVIYHRKHGGDRRKAA; via the coding sequence GTGAAGAAGCTAATCACATATATAAAAGAGCTAGTAGAGGAGTTTCAGAAAGATAATATACCGATCCTAGGCGCTGCCCAAGCGTATTATTACTTATTAGCGATTGTACCTATGTTAATTTTGCTATTATCTATCCTTCCCTATCTAAATATCGATGCAGAATCGGCTGTACAAGCCATGGGACGGGTTCTTCCGAGTAATACCGCAGAAATTTTCCGTGAAAATATTATAAGCATCGTGGAGCAGCCAAAAGGCGGATTGTTGACGATTGGTATTCTAGGTACTCTCTGGTCTGCTTCTAGCGGGGTGAATGCATTCATTCAGTCGGCCAACCAGGCCTATAACGTTGAAGAAACAAGATCATTCATAAAGGTAAGACTGATGGCAATCGTCTTGACTCTTGGGATGATCCTGGCGATCGTTGTAGCTTTGCTTCTTCCAGTCTTTGGCGATGTAATCATTAATTTCATCAATAATGCAGTCAATTTGCCTGACCAGACGATTATTCTCTTCCAAGTGCTCAGGTGGGTGATTAGTGTTCTAGTGATTGGTGCTATTTTAATGGCTCTTTATCATTACGCACCGAATAAAAATATTCCTTTCAAACATATTATCCCTGGAGCGATCATTACGGCGTTCTTGTGGCAGCTCATCTCCCTTGCTTTTTCATTTTATGTCAGCAACTTCGGTAATTACTCGGCCACTTACGGAAGTTTAGGAGGAATCATTATCCTCATGTTATGGTTTTTCCTGACAGGCATCATTCTTATGGTCGGCGCTGAAATCAACGTTATTTATCATCGAAAGCACGGTGGAGATAGACGAAAAGCCGCCTGA
- a CDS encoding DmpA family aminopeptidase, with translation MKRIRDYGVTVGRLKTGERNKITDVKGVTVGHHTLKEGECQTGVTAILPHQGNVFREKLIASSHVINGFGKTMGTIQMQELGTLETPIVLTNTLSIGTAADSLIEYMLEHNPEIGRTTGTVNPVVGECNDMVLNDIRAQFVDKNHVRSALTETTSDFEEGCIGAGAGMLCYSMKGGIGSSSRLIELSHGVYTLGVLVLTNFGLLSDLSVNGKPVGRELAHHLTEAKEARDKGSVMVIVATDLPVTERQLNRIIKRSVTGLSRTGSMITTGSGEVVIGFSTATRIPHEQTGALLKASFIHEEEIDEAFRAISEATEEAVLNSMVTATPTIGRDRNERPTLPHLLEKYQVSLT, from the coding sequence ATGAAACGTATACGAGATTACGGTGTAACCGTCGGCCGGTTAAAAACGGGAGAGCGTAATAAAATTACAGATGTAAAAGGGGTGACGGTCGGTCACCATACTCTAAAAGAAGGAGAGTGTCAGACAGGGGTGACAGCTATTCTTCCTCATCAGGGAAATGTGTTCCGTGAAAAGTTAATAGCATCGAGTCATGTGATCAATGGGTTCGGAAAGACAATGGGAACGATTCAAATGCAGGAGCTTGGCACACTTGAAACTCCTATTGTTTTGACAAATACATTAAGTATAGGAACCGCTGCAGATAGTCTGATTGAATATATGTTAGAACACAATCCCGAGATTGGCAGAACGACAGGAACTGTCAATCCTGTGGTGGGAGAATGCAATGATATGGTACTGAATGATATCCGTGCTCAATTTGTGGATAAAAACCACGTCCGCTCAGCCCTAACCGAAACGACTTCTGACTTTGAAGAGGGCTGCATAGGCGCCGGTGCCGGAATGCTCTGTTATTCTATGAAAGGAGGAATCGGCTCTTCTTCACGCCTGATTGAATTAAGTCACGGCGTATATACATTAGGTGTGTTAGTACTTACCAACTTCGGATTATTGAGTGACTTGAGTGTAAATGGAAAGCCTGTTGGAAGAGAACTAGCCCATCATCTCACTGAGGCAAAAGAAGCACGCGACAAAGGATCGGTCATGGTTATTGTAGCAACGGATTTACCGGTGACTGAACGGCAGCTGAACCGAATCATCAAACGATCGGTGACCGGATTATCACGGACAGGCTCGATGATTACCACGGGAAGCGGTGAAGTGGTCATCGGTTTTTCTACCGCTACCAGAATACCTCATGAACAAACGGGTGCTCTTTTAAAGGCTTCTTTTATTCATGAGGAAGAGATTGATGAGGCGTTCCGGGCAATCAGTGAGGCGACAGAGGAAGCTGTGCTTAATTCAATGGTTACCGCAACTCCAACCATTGGAAGAGATAGAAATGAACGTCCAACGCTTCCTCATTTACTAGAAAAATATCAGGTGTCTCTGACGTAA